One genomic region from Lysobacterales bacterium encodes:
- a CDS encoding alpha/beta hydrolase, whose translation MRQHSISMRWTGLVIGLLCHSALVAGLASAGELPQVESGRVERIEFAPAEIAARRVDVWLPPGYPQGAPYATLYMHDGQMLFDAGTTWNGQAWEVERTAAALIESGALRPFIVVGIWNAQEHRYRDYLPQRVFEAMPDDARSRLRSAEREPGRLLFAGPPAADAYVRFLVGELRELIESRYAVSRASKDRFLMGSSMGGLISLYALLEQPRHFGGAAALSTHWPGGFDPADDAFARAMRAYLRKRLPSLTAQKIWMDHGTETLDARYPPLQREVDAVFKASPLPPVQWQSREYPGTNHSEQAWAARLADPLRFLLAHDEE comes from the coding sequence ATGCGCCAACACTCGATATCGATGCGCTGGACGGGGTTGGTCATCGGCCTTCTGTGTCACAGCGCGCTGGTCGCAGGGCTCGCCAGCGCCGGCGAGCTGCCGCAGGTGGAGTCCGGCCGCGTCGAACGCATCGAGTTCGCCCCCGCCGAGATCGCTGCGCGCCGCGTCGATGTCTGGCTGCCGCCCGGCTATCCGCAGGGCGCGCCCTACGCCACGCTGTACATGCACGACGGGCAGATGCTGTTCGATGCCGGCACCACCTGGAACGGCCAGGCCTGGGAGGTCGAACGCACGGCCGCAGCACTGATCGAGTCGGGCGCGCTGCGACCCTTCATCGTCGTCGGCATCTGGAATGCGCAGGAGCACCGCTACCGCGACTACCTGCCGCAGCGCGTGTTCGAGGCGATGCCGGACGACGCCCGATCGCGCTTGCGGTCCGCTGAGCGTGAGCCGGGAAGACTGCTGTTCGCGGGCCCGCCAGCCGCGGACGCCTACGTGCGCTTCCTGGTGGGCGAGCTGCGCGAGTTGATCGAGTCACGCTATGCGGTCTCGCGCGCATCGAAGGATCGCTTCCTGATGGGCTCCAGCATGGGCGGGTTGATCAGCCTCTACGCCCTGCTCGAACAGCCCCGGCACTTTGGTGGTGCCGCGGCGCTGTCGACCCACTGGCCGGGCGGCTTCGACCCGGCCGACGACGCCTTCGCGCGCGCGATGCGCGCCTACCTGCGAAAGCGCTTGCCCTCGCTGACGGCACAGAAAATCTGGATGGACCACGGCACGGAAACGCTGGATGCTCGCTACCCACCGCTGCAGCGCGAAGTCGATGCCGTGTTCAAGGCCTCGCCCCTGCCGCCGGTGCAGTGGCAGAGCCGCGAGTACCCGGGCACCAACCACAGCGAACAGGCCTGGGCCGCACGCCTCGCCGACCCCCTGCGCTTCCTGCTGGCACACGATGAGGAATAG
- a CDS encoding mechanosensitive ion channel, with translation MQELIKAGSGIDWMGLATFWGLKISAALAIVLVGLWLARRLSNALRRLLERTRVEGILANFCANVAHAAVLVLVLITALDALGVPPTSLLAVMGAAGLAVGLAMKDSLSNIAAGVMLIVLRPFRTGDVVEIAGITGEVEQVRLFQTVLRSFQNHEITLPNGQITASPIINFTAKPQRRVDIPVGVDYGNDIRGAREVLLGFARAHPSVLAEPAPDVIVDALADSSVNLVLRAWVNTPDFAQVRSDLLEAVHRGLPAAGYSIPYPQTDMHLHLSDALATLLQRPQDRPGAEPSDTGKS, from the coding sequence ATGCAGGAGCTCATCAAAGCCGGCAGCGGCATCGACTGGATGGGGCTGGCCACGTTCTGGGGCCTCAAGATCAGCGCGGCGCTGGCGATCGTGCTGGTCGGGCTGTGGCTGGCGCGGCGGCTGTCGAACGCGCTGCGGCGGCTGCTGGAGCGCACCCGCGTCGAGGGCATCCTCGCCAACTTCTGCGCCAACGTGGCGCATGCCGCTGTGCTGGTGCTGGTGCTGATCACCGCACTGGATGCGCTGGGCGTGCCGCCGACCTCGCTGCTGGCGGTGATGGGCGCGGCCGGCTTGGCGGTGGGGCTGGCGATGAAGGATTCGCTGTCGAACATCGCGGCCGGCGTGATGCTGATCGTTCTGCGGCCCTTCCGCACCGGCGATGTGGTCGAGATCGCCGGCATCACCGGCGAGGTCGAGCAGGTGCGGCTGTTCCAGACCGTGCTGCGCAGTTTCCAGAACCACGAGATCACCCTGCCCAACGGGCAGATCACCGCCAGCCCGATCATCAACTTCACCGCCAAGCCGCAGCGCCGCGTGGACATTCCCGTGGGCGTGGACTACGGCAACGACATCCGCGGTGCGCGCGAGGTGCTGCTGGGTTTCGCCAGGGCGCACCCCAGCGTGCTGGCCGAGCCCGCTCCCGATGTGATCGTCGACGCGCTGGCCGACAGCAGCGTCAACCTGGTGCTGCGCGCCTGGGTCAACACGCCGGATTTCGCGCAGGTCCGCTCGGACCTGCTCGAAGCCGTGCATCGCGGCCTGCCCGCGGCGGGCTACAGCATTCCGTATCCGCAGACCGACATGCACCTGCATCTGTCCGATGCCTTGGCCACACTGCTGCAGCGGCCGCAGGATCGGCCGGGCGCAGAGCCGAGCGATACCGGTAAGAGCTGA
- a CDS encoding glycogen debranching protein gives MKASRARLGLAMLGVLCVAVGAGCARRASIGVVPAESAPNASTELRPAPADHAHSEAARFFEAMAIRIAPGERAQFVAGDNRAGYYEGWTHGYRGGVGYRIGQASLYEDREAFVDGQRLPREAAAGETLYPYGHCVEHAHARDCLLLHSGRAALSLRLEVDSAAELAFTPLWSPALAGYRIERHEDVLLLVPPAPTPEDGHPDWIALSADAPLRVDSTPSTEGEAMSMRLVRATPGRRLTLHIAYADRREQALQSARELAAQDSWRPQIELQHQCLSRAVLTTADAEFNRALLWAQASAHSFVVEQYGPGIWAGLPWFRDNWGRDTFIALPGTLLVSGRFNEARAVLDAFAARQQRDPTSPDYGRVPNRVATNQPTIYNTVDGTPWLLRAGLEYVRYSGDVEFADRLIDLARSYIEGAQRHLDAEGLLRHADADTWMDARVYENGPAWSPRGDRAVEIQALWITALESAAALAEARGQGSDAAHWRAQAQRARSAVLKRFVIDGRVADRLRPDGSADLARRPNALMLISVPWAPILDTQAEARLLRDSVEHLLFPFGIASLEPAHPWFHPRHEAVRLGRPELHHKDAAYHNGTVWGWNAGFAITALSRHGQQELAWRLTRELARQILEDGTRGSMSELLDAALGDRGQPVPSGTYAQSWSVAEFTRNAWQDYLGVRPDLLRNTLRFVPALPSAWTDTEARIPFGAGETLGLQIAQQKGTQRWRFEGLPLQARRIELDLQRVEGGRVRVGFALGPAARELVWDGSEARLDGLLLEQTEVLASTQSVLQQLDFASPPSADPKRYPMTREADGLRRWILDAAGAAETPR, from the coding sequence ATGAAGGCCAGCCGCGCGCGGCTCGGCCTCGCCATGCTTGGTGTGCTGTGCGTGGCTGTCGGCGCAGGCTGTGCGAGGCGTGCGTCCATCGGCGTGGTGCCGGCCGAGAGCGCTCCGAATGCATCCACCGAGTTGCGCCCTGCGCCTGCCGACCACGCGCACTCCGAGGCCGCGCGCTTCTTCGAGGCCATGGCGATCCGCATCGCCCCCGGCGAGCGCGCCCAGTTCGTCGCTGGCGACAACCGTGCGGGCTACTACGAGGGCTGGACGCACGGCTATCGCGGCGGGGTCGGCTATCGCATCGGCCAGGCGAGCCTGTACGAGGATCGCGAGGCCTTCGTCGACGGGCAGCGCCTGCCGCGCGAGGCGGCGGCCGGCGAGACCCTGTACCCCTATGGGCACTGCGTCGAGCATGCGCACGCGCGGGACTGCCTGCTGCTGCACTCGGGGCGCGCGGCGCTCAGCCTGCGCCTTGAGGTGGACAGCGCGGCCGAACTCGCTTTCACGCCGCTGTGGAGCCCGGCGCTGGCGGGCTACCGCATCGAACGGCATGAGGACGTTCTGCTGCTGGTGCCGCCGGCACCGACGCCCGAGGACGGGCATCCGGACTGGATCGCACTCAGTGCGGATGCGCCGCTGCGCGTGGATTCGACGCCCTCCACAGAGGGCGAAGCGATGTCCATGCGCCTCGTTCGCGCCACGCCGGGCAGGCGCCTCACCCTGCACATCGCCTATGCCGACCGTCGCGAACAGGCGCTGCAGTCCGCGCGCGAACTCGCCGCGCAGGACAGCTGGCGGCCGCAGATCGAACTTCAGCATCAGTGCCTGAGTCGCGCTGTGCTGACCACGGCGGATGCCGAGTTCAACCGCGCTCTGCTCTGGGCCCAGGCCAGCGCGCACAGCTTCGTGGTCGAGCAGTACGGGCCGGGCATCTGGGCCGGCCTGCCCTGGTTCCGCGACAACTGGGGGCGCGACACCTTCATCGCGCTGCCCGGCACGCTGCTGGTCTCGGGGCGCTTCAACGAGGCGCGCGCCGTGCTCGATGCTTTCGCCGCACGCCAGCAGCGCGATCCGACCTCACCGGACTACGGCCGCGTGCCGAATCGCGTGGCGACGAACCAGCCGACGATCTACAACACCGTCGACGGCACGCCCTGGCTGCTGCGGGCGGGGCTCGAGTACGTGCGCTACAGCGGCGATGTCGAGTTCGCCGATCGGCTGATCGATCTCGCGCGCAGCTACATCGAAGGCGCGCAGCGGCATCTCGACGCCGAGGGTCTGCTGCGTCATGCCGATGCCGACACCTGGATGGATGCGCGCGTCTACGAGAACGGCCCGGCCTGGTCGCCGCGGGGTGACCGTGCGGTCGAGATCCAGGCGCTGTGGATCACCGCGCTGGAGAGCGCCGCCGCGCTGGCCGAGGCGCGCGGGCAGGGCAGCGATGCCGCGCACTGGCGCGCGCAGGCACAGCGGGCGCGCAGCGCGGTGCTGAAGCGCTTCGTGATCGACGGACGCGTGGCCGATCGTCTTCGACCGGACGGCAGCGCCGACCTCGCGCGCCGCCCCAACGCCCTGATGCTGATCAGCGTGCCGTGGGCGCCGATCCTCGATACGCAGGCCGAAGCGCGACTGCTGCGCGACAGCGTCGAGCATCTGCTGTTTCCCTTCGGCATCGCCTCGCTGGAGCCCGCGCACCCGTGGTTCCACCCGCGTCACGAGGCCGTGCGCCTCGGCCGGCCCGAGCTGCACCACAAGGACGCCGCGTACCACAACGGCACGGTCTGGGGCTGGAACGCCGGCTTCGCGATCACCGCCCTCAGTCGCCACGGCCAGCAGGAACTCGCCTGGCGACTGACGCGCGAGCTGGCGCGACAGATTCTTGAAGACGGCACGCGCGGCAGCATGAGCGAGCTGCTCGATGCCGCCCTTGGCGACCGCGGGCAGCCTGTTCCATCGGGGACCTACGCGCAGTCCTGGAGCGTCGCCGAGTTCACCCGCAACGCCTGGCAGGACTACCTCGGCGTTCGCCCCGATCTGCTGCGCAACACCCTGCGCTTCGTGCCCGCGCTGCCGTCGGCGTGGACCGACACCGAGGCGCGCATCCCCTTCGGCGCGGGCGAAACCCTGGGCCTGCAGATCGCGCAGCAGAAGGGCACCCAGCGCTGGCGCTTCGAGGGCTTGCCGCTGCAGGCGCGGCGTATCGAGCTCGACCTGCAGCGCGTCGAGGGCGGACGCGTGCGCGTTGGCTTTGCGCTTGGCCCGGCAGCGCGCGAGCTGGTTTGGGACGGAAGCGAAGCGCGGCTCGATGGCCTGCTTCTGGAGCAGACCGAGGTGCTGGCCTCGACGCAGAGCGTTCTGCAGCAGCTCGACTTCGCATCGCCGCCTTCCGCTGACCCCAAGCGCTATCCGATGACCCGCGAAGCCGATGGCCTGCGACGGTGGATACTCGATGCCGCAGGCGCAGCGGAGACACCGCGATGA
- a CDS encoding DUF3372 domain-containing protein → MPGSSRSAVCATAPRVRPSAPACAARRLLGFGLLIGLSLAAQADDSLRADCDAPTHFRVLARSDLPAEAAAIWLDSQRLRWPQAPTGREIVLLHADTAIRLDAEGRPDEGVARLALTAATEAVSPAQRQRFAWFGDGSEFALPEGTDIAGLLRGDLLLAALDGEGRVQAMTRVQHAAALDDLYPAALDAPLGALPSPDATTFALWAPTAQSVAVCVFEADDSPARSARRLDRDAASGVWSARLPEASIGSYYSYLVDVFVPGLGLVRNRVTDPYALGLGANGQRAMVVDLEDARFKPEGWDAHPRPPAPQHNVDMVLYELHVRDFSRDDASVPPQHRGRYLGFAQRDSVGMRHLRALAEAGLTDVHLLPVYDISTIPETGCVTPVVMGPPDGEQQQASIGAVKHEDCYNWGYDPQHFTVPEGSYASDARDGAVRIRELRRMVMALHALGLRVGLDVVYNHTSHAGQHAKSVLDRIVPGYYHRLDAKGAIERSTCCENTATEHAMMARLMIDSAVVWVRDYRIDGFRFDLMGHQPKAVMLELMRAVDAAAGKRIPIIGEGWNFGEVVDGARFVQASQLSLPGSGIATFSDRARDALRGGGAATAGAELRTAYGWLNGWVESGDLGFGIRDSEERESPAPPSLSPGGRGAGGEGAADRESSHPLPNPYSSRGDGLEDATSVAFASSANSSPTNPKSPILNPGSQSRISNPGLTQDLVRIGLAGTLRDYRMRGSNSVERSLGEFSYAGQPAGYVASPNEVVNYVENHDNQTLYDINALRLPPATTAEERARVQVLGMAFNLLSQGVPYFHAGVEVLRSKSLDRNSYDSGDHFNRLDYSGEDNGFGRGLPPAWDNAKDWPQMRDLLADPALKPSPEIFDYARRAFLDWLRLRAQTPLLRLSSTEDVQQRLRFLDIDASSGLIAAHLDGSGLAGNPHPELLYALNVSTEPQSVRLDWVPKHSIGRSWRLHPVLAEGVDPRVHRASLQLEPHAAPERAQLRLQVPARTAVVWVAGDPED, encoded by the coding sequence ATGCCAGGCTCCTCGCGCAGCGCCGTATGCGCGACTGCGCCACGCGTTCGACCCAGCGCCCCTGCGTGTGCCGCCCGCCGTCTGCTCGGCTTCGGCCTGCTGATTGGGCTATCTCTGGCTGCACAGGCCGACGACAGCCTGCGCGCCGACTGCGATGCGCCCACCCACTTCCGCGTGCTGGCGCGCTCGGACTTGCCGGCGGAAGCGGCGGCGATCTGGCTGGACAGCCAGCGCCTTCGCTGGCCGCAGGCGCCGACCGGCCGCGAGATCGTCCTGCTGCATGCCGACACCGCGATCCGGCTGGATGCCGAGGGACGCCCCGACGAGGGCGTCGCACGGCTCGCACTTACGGCGGCGACCGAGGCCGTATCACCTGCACAACGGCAGCGGTTCGCCTGGTTCGGCGATGGGTCGGAGTTCGCGCTGCCTGAAGGCACCGATATCGCAGGACTGCTGCGCGGCGATCTGCTGCTGGCGGCGCTCGACGGCGAGGGCCGCGTGCAGGCCATGACCCGCGTGCAGCACGCCGCCGCGCTGGATGATCTCTACCCGGCGGCACTCGATGCGCCGCTCGGCGCGCTGCCGAGTCCGGACGCCACGACCTTCGCACTGTGGGCGCCGACCGCGCAGTCCGTTGCGGTCTGCGTGTTCGAGGCTGACGACAGCCCTGCGCGCTCGGCGCGCAGGCTCGATCGCGACGCGGCCAGCGGCGTGTGGTCGGCGCGCCTGCCGGAGGCCTCGATCGGCAGCTACTACAGCTATCTCGTCGATGTGTTCGTGCCGGGCCTGGGCCTGGTGCGCAATCGGGTTACTGACCCCTACGCGCTGGGCCTGGGCGCCAACGGCCAGCGCGCGATGGTCGTCGATCTGGAAGATGCGCGCTTCAAGCCTGAGGGCTGGGATGCGCATCCGCGACCGCCGGCGCCGCAGCACAACGTCGACATGGTGCTGTACGAACTGCATGTGCGCGATTTCTCGCGCGACGATGCGAGCGTGCCGCCGCAGCACCGTGGTCGCTATCTGGGCTTCGCCCAGCGCGACAGCGTGGGCATGCGCCACTTGCGCGCGCTGGCCGAGGCCGGGCTCACCGATGTGCATTTGCTGCCGGTCTACGACATCAGCACCATCCCCGAAACCGGCTGCGTGACGCCGGTGGTGATGGGACCGCCGGATGGCGAACAGCAGCAGGCCAGCATCGGCGCGGTCAAGCATGAGGACTGCTACAACTGGGGCTACGACCCGCAGCACTTCACCGTGCCCGAGGGCAGCTACGCCTCGGACGCGCGCGACGGTGCCGTGCGCATCCGCGAGCTGCGGCGGATGGTGATGGCCCTGCATGCGCTGGGCCTGCGCGTGGGGCTCGACGTGGTCTACAACCACACCAGCCATGCCGGTCAGCATGCGAAGTCGGTGCTCGACCGGATCGTTCCGGGCTACTACCACCGGCTCGATGCCAAGGGCGCGATCGAGCGCAGCACCTGCTGCGAGAACACCGCCACCGAGCACGCGATGATGGCGCGGCTGATGATCGACTCGGCGGTGGTCTGGGTGCGCGACTACCGCATCGATGGCTTCCGCTTCGACCTGATGGGCCACCAGCCGAAGGCGGTGATGCTGGAGCTGATGCGCGCCGTCGATGCAGCGGCCGGCAAGCGCATCCCGATCATCGGCGAGGGCTGGAACTTCGGCGAGGTCGTCGACGGCGCGCGCTTCGTGCAGGCGAGCCAGCTGAGCCTGCCGGGCAGCGGCATCGCCACCTTCAGCGATCGCGCACGCGATGCCCTGCGCGGTGGCGGCGCAGCGACCGCCGGGGCGGAGCTGCGGACGGCGTACGGGTGGCTGAATGGATGGGTTGAGAGCGGGGATCTGGGATTCGGGATTCGGGATTCGGAAGAGCGCGAGTCTCCCGCGCCGCCTTCCCTATCCCCCGGTGGGAGAGGGGCTGGCGGAGAGGGGGCAGCCGATCGCGAGAGTTCTCACCCTCTCCCCAACCCCTATTCCTCCAGGGGAGACGGGCTCGAAGACGCCACTTCGGTTGCCTTCGCCTCAAGCGCGAACTCATCGCCGACGAATCCCAAATCCCCAATCCTGAATCCCGGCTCTCAATCCCGAATCTCGAACCCCGGACTCACGCAGGACCTCGTTCGCATCGGTCTCGCCGGCACGCTGCGCGACTACCGGATGCGCGGAAGCAACAGCGTCGAGCGCTCCCTTGGCGAGTTCAGCTACGCGGGCCAGCCCGCTGGCTACGTGGCTTCGCCGAATGAGGTCGTCAACTACGTCGAGAACCACGACAACCAGACTCTGTACGACATCAACGCGCTGCGCCTGCCGCCGGCGACGACGGCCGAAGAGCGCGCGCGGGTGCAGGTGCTGGGCATGGCCTTCAACCTGCTGAGCCAGGGCGTGCCCTACTTCCACGCCGGCGTCGAGGTGCTGCGCAGCAAGTCGCTGGACCGCAACAGCTACGACAGCGGCGATCATTTCAACCGCTTGGACTACAGCGGCGAGGACAACGGCTTCGGCCGCGGCCTGCCGCCGGCCTGGGACAACGCCAAGGACTGGCCGCAAATGCGCGACCTGCTGGCGGACCCGGCGCTCAAGCCATCGCCCGAGATCTTCGACTACGCGCGCCGCGCTTTCCTCGATTGGCTGCGTCTGCGCGCGCAGACGCCGCTGCTGCGCCTGTCATCGACCGAAGACGTCCAGCAACGGCTGCGCTTCCTCGACATCGACGCCAGCTCGGGGCTGATCGCGGCGCACCTCGATGGCAGCGGGCTCGCAGGCAATCCGCACCCTGAGCTGCTGTATGCGCTCAACGTCAGCACCGAGCCGCAGAGCGTGCGCCTCGACTGGGTGCCAAAGCACAGCATCGGCCGCAGCTGGCGCCTGCATCCCGTGCTGGCGGAGGGCGTGGACCCGCGCGTCCATCGGGCGAGCCTGCAGCTTGAGCCGCACGCGGCGCCCGAGCGCGCGCAGCTGCGCCTGCAGGTGCCCGCACGCACCGCGGTGGTGTGGGTGGCCGGCGATCCGGAGGACTGA
- a CDS encoding alpha-glucosidase — MSTVPWWRGAVIYQIYPRSFQDSNGDGIGDLPGIIERLDYVASLGVDAIWISPFFKSPMADFGYDIADYRDVDPMFGTLDDFDRLVAKAHALGLKVIIDQVLSHTSIEHAWFKESRQSRDNGKADWYVWADPKPDGTPPNNWLSLFGGCAWQWEPRREQYYLHNFLVSQPDLNFHNPEVQQATLDNVRFWLQRGVDGLRLDAVNFCFHDRQLRDNPAKPAELRTGRGFSPDNPYAYQYHWYNNTQPENIAFLRRLRALMDEFDQVAALGEISSEDSLQTMAEYTGPDRLHMGYSFELLTPDFSVEHVRRTVNDLEAKMTEGWPCWSISNHDSQRVVTRWGGAHPPAHMAPMLSAMACSLRGSICVYQGEELGLPEADIPFELLQDPYGIAFWPNFKGRDGCRTPMPWRSVERGGFTEAKPWLPVPAEHLPLSTEAQETKDDSALRRFRRFMAFRRALPALRWGTVRMLATREPVLAFERELEGKRLLCVFNLSAEAQTLALDEAQGAQALDGHGLVGGALRDGRVELPGYGALFARL; from the coding sequence ATGAGCACAGTTCCCTGGTGGCGCGGCGCCGTCATCTACCAGATCTACCCGCGCAGCTTCCAGGACAGCAACGGCGACGGCATCGGCGACCTGCCGGGCATCATCGAGCGCCTCGACTACGTCGCCAGCCTCGGCGTGGATGCGATCTGGATCAGCCCCTTCTTCAAGTCACCGATGGCGGACTTCGGCTACGACATCGCCGACTACCGCGACGTCGATCCGATGTTCGGCACGCTGGACGATTTCGACCGCTTGGTAGCCAAGGCGCATGCGCTGGGGCTGAAGGTGATCATCGACCAAGTGCTGAGCCACACCTCGATCGAGCACGCCTGGTTCAAGGAAAGTCGGCAGAGCCGCGACAACGGGAAGGCCGACTGGTACGTCTGGGCGGATCCGAAGCCCGATGGCACGCCACCGAACAACTGGCTGTCCCTGTTCGGCGGCTGCGCCTGGCAATGGGAGCCGCGGCGCGAGCAGTACTACCTGCACAACTTCCTGGTCAGCCAGCCGGACCTCAACTTCCACAATCCCGAGGTGCAGCAGGCCACGCTCGACAACGTGCGCTTCTGGCTGCAGCGGGGCGTCGACGGGCTCAGGCTGGATGCCGTCAACTTCTGCTTCCACGACCGCCAGCTGCGCGACAACCCGGCCAAGCCCGCGGAACTGCGCACAGGCCGTGGCTTCAGCCCGGACAACCCTTACGCCTACCAGTACCACTGGTACAACAACACCCAGCCCGAGAACATCGCTTTCCTGCGCCGCCTTCGCGCGCTGATGGATGAGTTCGACCAGGTCGCCGCGCTCGGTGAGATCTCGTCGGAGGACTCGCTGCAGACGATGGCGGAGTACACCGGGCCGGATCGCCTGCACATGGGCTACAGCTTCGAGCTGCTGACGCCGGATTTCAGCGTCGAGCACGTGCGTCGCACGGTGAACGATCTCGAAGCCAAGATGACCGAGGGCTGGCCCTGCTGGTCGATCAGCAACCACGACTCGCAGCGCGTGGTGACGCGCTGGGGCGGCGCGCATCCGCCCGCGCATATGGCGCCGATGCTGAGCGCCATGGCCTGCAGCCTGCGCGGCTCGATCTGCGTCTACCAGGGCGAAGAACTCGGGCTGCCCGAGGCCGATATCCCCTTCGAACTGCTGCAGGATCCGTACGGCATCGCGTTCTGGCCGAACTTCAAGGGTCGCGACGGCTGCCGCACGCCGATGCCCTGGCGCAGCGTTGAGCGGGGCGGCTTCACCGAGGCCAAGCCCTGGCTGCCGGTGCCTGCCGAGCATCTGCCTCTCAGCACTGAAGCGCAGGAAACCAAAGACGATTCGGCGCTGCGGCGCTTCCGCCGCTTCATGGCGTTCCGCCGCGCGCTGCCGGCGCTGCGCTGGGGCACGGTGCGCATGCTGGCGACGCGGGAGCCGGTACTGGCTTTCGAACGTGAGCTCGAGGGCAAGCGCCTGCTGTGCGTCTTCAACCTCAGTGCGGAAGCGCAGACGCTCGCGCTGGATGAAGCGCAGGGCGCACAGGCGCTCGACGGACACGGCCTGGTCGGCGGCGCGCTGCGCGACGGCCGCGTGGAGCTCCCGGGCTATGGGGCGTTGTTTGCGCGGTTGTGA
- the pip gene encoding prolyl aminopeptidase gives MRTLFPAIEPYASGELAVSERHTLYFEECGNPKGKPVVMLHGGPGGGCSPKMRQFHDPAKYRIVLFDQRGAGRSRPHADLVDNTTWDLVADIERLREHLGIERWQVFGGSWGSTLALAYAETHPERVTELVLRGIFMLRRWELEWFYQQGASRLFPDAWEHYLKPIPEVERADLISAYHRRLTSSDPVVRVAAARAWSVWEAATSFLHQDPDFIASHEADDFALAFARIESHYFVNGGFFEVEDQLLRDVDRIRHIPTTIVHGRYDVVCPVQNAWDLKRAFPEAELVITADAGHSAFEPANGDALVRATERYG, from the coding sequence ATGCGCACACTCTTCCCCGCGATCGAACCCTATGCCAGCGGTGAGCTGGCGGTGTCCGAACGGCACACCCTGTACTTCGAAGAGTGCGGCAACCCCAAAGGCAAGCCGGTGGTGATGCTGCACGGCGGCCCGGGCGGCGGGTGCAGCCCGAAGATGAGGCAGTTCCACGATCCCGCGAAGTACCGCATCGTGCTGTTCGACCAGCGCGGCGCTGGGCGCTCACGGCCGCATGCGGATCTCGTCGACAACACCACCTGGGACCTGGTCGCCGATATCGAGCGCCTGCGCGAGCACCTTGGCATCGAGCGCTGGCAGGTATTCGGCGGCAGTTGGGGCTCCACGCTGGCGCTGGCCTACGCCGAAACCCATCCAGAACGCGTCACCGAACTCGTGCTGCGCGGCATCTTCATGCTGCGGCGCTGGGAGCTGGAGTGGTTCTACCAGCAGGGCGCCTCGCGCCTGTTCCCGGACGCCTGGGAGCACTATTTGAAGCCGATTCCCGAGGTCGAGCGCGCGGATCTGATCAGCGCCTACCACCGTCGACTCACCTCCAGCGACCCGGTCGTGCGCGTGGCCGCCGCGCGCGCCTGGTCGGTATGGGAAGCGGCCACCAGCTTCCTGCATCAGGACCCCGACTTCATCGCCTCGCACGAGGCTGACGATTTCGCGCTGGCGTTCGCGCGCATCGAGAGCCACTACTTCGTGAACGGCGGCTTCTTCGAGGTCGAGGATCAGCTGCTGCGCGATGTCGACCGCATCCGCCACATCCCGACCACGATCGTTCACGGCCGCTACGACGTGGTCTGCCCCGTCCAGAACGCCTGGGATCTGAAGCGTGCGTTCCCCGAAGCCGAACTGGTGATCACTGCCGATGCCGGCCATTCGGCCTTCGAGCCCGCCAACGGGGATGCACTGGTGAGGGCGACGGAGCGGTATGGGTAA
- a CDS encoding MerR family transcriptional regulator, with the protein MLDPGSNAELPAIPAKRYFTIGEVSELCRVKPHVLRYWETEFPSLKPVKRRGNRRYYQRQDVLTIRQIRALLYEEGFTITGARQRLEADGQRPSPLANDSSLQILREVRMELEAVLELLKS; encoded by the coding sequence ATGCTGGATCCGGGCAGTAACGCCGAACTTCCGGCCATCCCGGCCAAGCGCTATTTCACCATCGGTGAGGTCAGCGAGCTGTGTCGCGTCAAGCCGCACGTGCTGCGCTACTGGGAGACCGAGTTCCCCAGCCTGAAGCCGGTCAAGCGCCGCGGCAACCGGCGCTACTACCAGCGTCAGGACGTGTTGACCATCCGCCAGATCCGCGCTCTGCTGTACGAGGAGGGCTTTACGATCACTGGCGCGCGACAGCGTCTGGAGGCCGACGGGCAGCGCCCCAGCCCCTTGGCGAACGACAGCTCGCTGCAGATCCTTCGCGAGGTGCGCATGGAGCTCGAAGCCGTTCTGGAGCTGCTGAAATCCTGA
- a CDS encoding integration host factor subunit alpha: MALTKAEMAEKLFDDVGLNKREAKEFVDAFFDVLRDALETGHQVKLSGFGNFDLRKKNQRPGRNPKTGEEIPISARTVVTFRPGQKLKERVEAYAGSGQ; the protein is encoded by the coding sequence ATGGCACTGACCAAGGCCGAAATGGCCGAGAAGCTGTTCGACGATGTCGGCCTCAACAAGCGTGAGGCCAAGGAGTTCGTCGATGCCTTTTTCGATGTGTTGCGCGATGCGCTGGAAACCGGCCACCAGGTAAAGCTGTCCGGCTTCGGCAACTTCGACCTGCGCAAGAAGAACCAGCGGCCCGGCCGCAATCCGAAGACCGGCGAGGAGATTCCTATCTCCGCGCGCACCGTGGTCACTTTCCGTCCGGGTCAGAAGCTCAAGGAGCGCGTGGAAGCCTATGCTGGATCCGGGCAGTAA